A genome region from Nocardiopsis exhalans includes the following:
- a CDS encoding DUF1992 domain-containing protein — protein sequence MTERKPPGASFESWIDAQVRQARERGEFDDLPGAGKPIPDIDKPYDEDWWIKRKLKTENVSLLPPTLKLRREAQDTLVEARAARTEKRVRELLEGLNKKIREMNASVVPGPPLNLMPYDVDKFVREKWQGPESST from the coding sequence ATGACAGAGCGCAAACCGCCCGGCGCGAGCTTCGAGTCATGGATCGACGCCCAGGTCAGGCAGGCTCGGGAGCGAGGGGAGTTCGACGACCTCCCCGGCGCGGGCAAGCCGATCCCCGACATCGACAAGCCCTACGACGAGGACTGGTGGATCAAGAGGAAGCTGAAGACCGAGAACGTGTCGCTGCTTCCGCCCACCCTCAAACTGCGCAGGGAAGCACAGGACACCCTGGTCGAGGCGCGTGCCGCCAGGACCGAGAAGCGGGTGCGCGAGCTCCTGGAGGGGCTCAACAAGAAGATTCGGGAGATGAACGCGAGCGTCGTCCCCGGGCCGCCGCTCAACCTGATGCCCTACGACGTGGACAAGTTCGTCCGTGAGAAATGGCAGGGGCCCGAGAGCTCCACCTGA
- a CDS encoding MetQ/NlpA family ABC transporter substrate-binding protein yields MRTTSTLIGAAALTLALAACGAPSEQSSGSAEAGQGPLRIGVSPVPHGDILAFIDENLAEEAGLELEIEEIADYNTPNAALVDSDLDANYFQHRSFLNEWVENGPDAELAYVTDVHIERLGLYSETYESADDLPAGAKIAVPNDPANLNRALSILEAEGLITVDPDAGETATEGDIVDNPNDLTVTPLEAAQLPRSLSDVDAAVINGNYAIEAQVTEDANVLAWEPEGEDYVHKYANGLVALDENADDERVQLLAELLHDERVLEYIQQTWGGVVLAVDADGEISE; encoded by the coding sequence ATGCGCACGACCTCGACCCTCATCGGCGCGGCCGCCCTGACCCTGGCCCTCGCCGCCTGCGGTGCACCCAGCGAGCAGTCCTCCGGGTCCGCCGAGGCAGGGCAGGGGCCGCTCCGGATCGGTGTCAGCCCTGTGCCGCACGGCGACATCCTCGCCTTCATCGACGAGAACCTCGCCGAGGAGGCCGGGCTGGAGCTGGAGATCGAGGAGATCGCCGACTACAACACGCCCAACGCCGCGCTCGTCGACAGCGACCTGGACGCCAACTACTTCCAGCACCGCTCGTTCCTGAACGAGTGGGTCGAGAACGGTCCCGACGCGGAACTGGCCTATGTCACCGACGTCCACATCGAGCGGCTGGGGCTGTACTCCGAGACCTACGAGAGCGCCGACGACCTTCCCGCGGGCGCCAAGATCGCGGTCCCCAACGACCCGGCCAACCTCAACCGGGCGCTGTCCATCCTGGAGGCAGAGGGTCTGATCACCGTGGACCCCGACGCCGGTGAGACCGCCACCGAGGGCGACATCGTCGACAACCCGAACGACCTGACCGTCACCCCGCTGGAGGCGGCGCAGCTCCCGCGTTCGCTCTCCGACGTCGACGCCGCGGTCATCAACGGCAACTACGCCATCGAGGCCCAGGTCACCGAGGACGCCAACGTCCTGGCCTGGGAGCCCGAGGGCGAGGACTACGTCCACAAGTACGCCAACGGTCTGGTCGCCCTGGACGAGAACGCCGACGACGAGCGTGTCCAGCTGCTGGCCGAGCTGCTCCACGACGAGCGGGTCCTGGAGTACATCCAGCAGACCTGGGGCGGTGTCGTCCTGGCGGTCGACGCCGACGGCGAGATCTCCGAGTAG
- the xylB gene encoding xylulokinase translates to MALVAGIDSSTQSCKIVVCDATTGKVVREGRAPHPDGTETDPAHWWSALTTASSGLLDDVSAVSVAGQQHGMVVTDEDGEVVRPALLWNDARSAGAAHDLVRELGGPQPWANAVGNVPVASLTVSKLRWLAENEPHNAARARGVMLPHDWLTWRLGGARTEPTTDRGDASGTGYWSPADGHYRPDLMIQAFGRELDVPRVAAPAEAVGHTPEGAVIAPGTGDNMGAALGLGLRPGDAVLSLGTSGTVFAVHDRAAQDPTGTISGFADATGRFLPLVCTLNAARVLSATAAMLGTGLSGLDTLALNAEPGAGGLALLPYLDGERTPELPHASGSLHGLRRDNMSPENIARAAVEGMLCGLADGLAALTESGVPVERVLLVGGGARSAAVRAVAPIVLGTPTVVPPAAEYVAIGAARQAAWTLAETAEPPAWTLGAPEEESAPATGVGAGVRERYAEYRRTTHGV, encoded by the coding sequence ATGGCCCTGGTCGCCGGTATCGACAGTTCCACCCAGTCCTGCAAGATCGTGGTCTGTGACGCCACCACCGGGAAGGTGGTGCGCGAGGGCCGCGCACCGCACCCCGACGGAACCGAGACCGATCCCGCGCACTGGTGGTCAGCCCTGACCACCGCCTCCTCCGGCCTGCTCGACGACGTCTCCGCCGTGTCCGTGGCCGGTCAGCAGCACGGCATGGTGGTGACCGACGAGGACGGCGAGGTGGTCCGCCCCGCACTGTTGTGGAACGACGCCCGCTCCGCCGGGGCCGCGCACGACCTGGTGCGTGAACTCGGCGGGCCCCAGCCATGGGCCAACGCCGTGGGCAACGTGCCCGTGGCCAGCCTGACCGTCAGCAAGCTCCGCTGGCTCGCCGAGAACGAACCCCACAACGCCGCCCGCGCACGCGGGGTCATGCTCCCGCACGACTGGCTGACCTGGCGTCTGGGCGGCGCCCGCACCGAACCCACCACCGACCGCGGCGACGCCTCCGGAACCGGCTACTGGTCACCCGCCGACGGCCACTACCGCCCCGACCTGATGATCCAGGCCTTCGGCCGCGAACTCGACGTCCCGCGCGTGGCCGCGCCCGCCGAAGCCGTGGGCCACACCCCCGAAGGCGCCGTCATCGCCCCCGGCACCGGCGACAACATGGGCGCCGCTCTCGGCCTGGGCCTGCGCCCCGGCGACGCCGTCCTCTCCCTGGGAACCAGCGGCACCGTGTTCGCCGTGCACGACCGGGCCGCACAGGATCCCACCGGCACCATCTCCGGTTTCGCCGACGCCACCGGCCGCTTCCTCCCGCTGGTGTGCACCCTGAACGCCGCGCGCGTGCTCAGCGCCACCGCCGCCATGCTCGGCACCGGCCTGTCCGGGCTGGACACGCTCGCCCTGAACGCCGAACCCGGAGCGGGCGGGCTGGCCCTCCTCCCCTACCTGGACGGGGAGCGCACCCCCGAACTCCCGCACGCCTCGGGCTCCCTGCACGGCCTGCGCCGCGACAACATGAGTCCCGAGAACATCGCCCGCGCAGCCGTGGAGGGCATGCTGTGCGGGCTGGCCGACGGTCTGGCCGCCCTGACCGAAAGCGGGGTCCCGGTCGAACGCGTACTGCTGGTCGGTGGCGGCGCCCGTTCGGCCGCGGTGCGCGCCGTGGCCCCGATCGTCCTGGGCACCCCCACCGTGGTGCCGCCCGCGGCCGAGTACGTGGCCATCGGCGCCGCCCGCCAGGCCGCCTGGACTCTGGCCGAAACCGCTGAACCTCCCGCCTGGACCCTGGGCGCCCCCGAGGAGGAGTCCGCCCCCGCCACCGGCGTCGGCGCCGGGGTCCGCGAACGCTACGCCGAGTACCGCCGCACCACCCACGGCGTGTAG
- a CDS encoding rhodanese-like domain-containing protein — translation MSFIERVLNSKRARLERLTPAEALSAQSEGALLVDTRPIVNRAAEGEIPGALVIDRNVLEWRLDPTSPDRVPEADSANRHIVLFCNEGYASSLAAVQLQELGLSRATDLVGGFRAWRAAGLPVVEPAF, via the coding sequence ATGAGCTTCATCGAACGCGTGCTCAACAGTAAGAGAGCGCGCCTGGAACGCCTCACCCCGGCTGAGGCCCTGAGTGCCCAGAGCGAGGGTGCGCTGCTGGTGGACACCCGGCCGATCGTCAACCGCGCCGCCGAAGGGGAGATCCCCGGGGCGCTGGTCATCGACCGCAACGTCCTGGAGTGGCGGCTCGACCCCACCAGCCCGGACCGGGTGCCCGAGGCCGACTCGGCCAACCGGCACATCGTGCTGTTCTGCAACGAGGGTTATGCCTCCAGCCTGGCCGCCGTGCAGCTCCAGGAGCTGGGGCTGTCCCGCGCCACGGACCTGGTCGGCGGCTTCAGGGCCTGGCGTGCGGCCGGGCTGCCCGTGGTCGAGCCGGCTTTCTGA
- a CDS encoding ATP-dependent Clp protease ATP-binding subunit, which yields MSPEARQVADAAVRRTLESGGADVDSVHLLWSLLRYPPVRELLARTDTDLAPLEDVVGQAVAQAPRSVRGGAARLTPAAKRTFLDALQIARATGSSSITPEHLLFALAVNPDAPVGQLLRDSGLTPQALQKAAGPAPTGEQTEPEPSDTPHLDEFGTDMTALAREGRLDPVVGREDEVEQCIEVLARRRKNNPVLIGDPGVGKTAIVEGIAQRIFDDDVPETLRGRRLVQLDLSGIVAGTRYRGDFEERLNAIVDEIRARSEQLLIFIDEIHTLVGAGAAEGSTSAGNMLKPALARGELHIIGATTVDEYRKNIEKDAALERRFQPIQVPEPSVADTVDILRGLRDRYEAHHQVRFSDESLVAAAELSDRYVTDRFLPDKAIDLIDQAGARVRLRLKTSSSTLRELEKKCRDLEERKEKAVQEEDYEKASALRDEISAAKGSMHQARGTGSAVPEVGPADIAEVVSRSTGIPVTQLTQEERERLVNLEEVLHDRVIGQDEAVTAVSEAIRRNRAGLGDPDRPVGSFLFLGPTGVGKTELARALAEALFGSEDAMVRIDMSEFQERHTSSRLTGAPPGFVGYEEAGQLTEAVRRHPYSVLLLDEIEKAHPDVFNLLLQLLDDGRLTDGQGRTVDFRNTVVIMTSNLGSEVITGGGPMGFSANGQMDPDTERRVMRRLKEEFRPEFVNRIDEVVFFPQLGEAEIGQITRLMLERTEQRLRAQDIKVRFTDEAVRWLAQRGYQPEFGARPLARTIQRNVGNRLSRMVLDRRVVSGDHVVVDVNGEDELTIATVPSF from the coding sequence ATGAGCCCCGAAGCCCGCCAGGTGGCCGACGCCGCCGTCCGGCGCACTCTGGAGAGCGGCGGGGCCGACGTCGACTCCGTCCACCTGCTCTGGTCCCTGCTGCGCTACCCGCCCGTCCGCGAGCTCCTGGCCCGCACCGACACCGACCTCGCGCCGCTGGAGGACGTGGTCGGCCAGGCCGTCGCCCAGGCCCCGCGGTCGGTGCGCGGCGGCGCTGCCCGGCTCACGCCCGCCGCCAAGCGCACCTTCCTCGACGCCCTCCAGATCGCCCGCGCCACCGGCAGCTCCAGCATCACGCCCGAGCACCTGCTGTTCGCGCTGGCGGTCAACCCCGACGCCCCGGTCGGCCAGCTGCTGCGCGACTCCGGGCTCACCCCGCAGGCGCTCCAGAAGGCCGCCGGTCCGGCGCCCACCGGGGAACAGACCGAGCCGGAACCGTCCGACACCCCGCATCTGGACGAGTTCGGCACCGACATGACCGCGCTCGCCCGCGAGGGGCGCCTGGACCCGGTGGTCGGCCGCGAGGACGAGGTCGAGCAGTGCATCGAAGTACTGGCCCGGCGTCGCAAGAACAACCCGGTGCTCATCGGGGACCCGGGTGTGGGCAAGACCGCGATCGTGGAGGGCATCGCCCAGCGCATCTTCGACGACGACGTCCCCGAGACCCTGCGCGGGCGCCGCCTGGTCCAGTTGGACCTGTCCGGGATCGTGGCGGGCACCCGCTACCGGGGCGACTTCGAGGAACGGCTCAACGCGATCGTGGACGAGATCCGCGCGCGGTCGGAACAGCTGCTCATCTTCATCGACGAGATCCACACCCTCGTCGGGGCGGGGGCGGCCGAGGGGTCCACCAGCGCCGGGAACATGCTCAAGCCCGCGCTGGCCCGCGGCGAGCTGCACATCATCGGCGCGACCACCGTGGACGAGTACCGCAAGAACATCGAGAAGGACGCCGCCCTGGAGCGCCGGTTCCAGCCGATCCAGGTGCCCGAGCCGTCGGTGGCGGACACCGTCGACATCCTGCGCGGCCTGCGGGACCGCTACGAGGCCCACCACCAGGTGCGGTTCAGCGACGAGAGCCTGGTGGCGGCGGCCGAGCTGTCCGACCGCTACGTCACCGACCGTTTCCTGCCGGACAAGGCCATCGACCTCATCGACCAGGCCGGTGCGCGGGTGCGGTTGCGGCTGAAGACCTCCAGCTCGACCCTGCGCGAGCTGGAGAAGAAGTGCAGGGACCTGGAGGAACGCAAGGAGAAGGCGGTCCAGGAGGAGGACTACGAGAAGGCCTCCGCGCTGCGCGACGAGATCAGCGCGGCCAAGGGCAGCATGCACCAGGCGCGCGGCACCGGTTCGGCGGTGCCCGAGGTGGGCCCGGCCGACATCGCCGAGGTGGTCTCGCGCAGCACCGGCATCCCGGTGACCCAGCTGACCCAGGAGGAGCGGGAGCGGCTGGTCAACCTGGAGGAGGTACTGCACGACCGGGTCATCGGCCAGGACGAGGCGGTCACCGCGGTCTCCGAGGCGATCCGCCGCAACCGCGCGGGGCTGGGCGACCCGGACCGGCCGGTGGGGAGCTTCCTGTTCCTGGGTCCGACCGGTGTGGGCAAGACGGAGCTAGCCCGGGCGCTGGCCGAAGCGCTGTTCGGCTCCGAGGACGCCATGGTCCGGATCGACATGAGCGAGTTCCAGGAGCGGCACACCTCCAGCCGCCTGACCGGCGCTCCCCCCGGGTTCGTGGGGTACGAGGAGGCCGGTCAGCTCACCGAGGCGGTGCGGCGGCACCCGTACTCGGTGCTGTTGCTCGACGAGATCGAGAAGGCCCACCCGGACGTGTTCAACCTGCTGTTGCAGCTGCTGGACGACGGTCGGCTGACCGACGGCCAGGGCCGGACCGTGGACTTCCGCAACACGGTGGTCATCATGACGAGCAACCTGGGCTCGGAGGTGATCACCGGCGGCGGCCCGATGGGGTTCAGCGCCAACGGCCAGATGGACCCGGACACCGAGCGCCGCGTGATGCGCCGGTTGAAGGAGGAGTTCCGCCCGGAGTTCGTCAACCGCATCGACGAGGTCGTCTTCTTCCCCCAGTTGGGTGAGGCGGAGATCGGCCAGATCACCCGGCTGATGCTGGAGCGGACCGAGCAGCGCCTGCGCGCCCAGGACATCAAGGTGCGGTTCACCGACGAGGCGGTCCGGTGGCTGGCCCAGCGCGGCTACCAGCCGGAGTTCGGCGCCCGCCCGCTGGCCAGGACCATCCAGCGCAACGTGGGCAACCGGCTGTCGCGGATGGTCCTGGACCGCCGGGTGGTCTCCGGCGACCACGTGGTGGTGGACGTCAACGGGGAGGACGAACTCACCATCGCCACGGTCCCCTCCTTCTAG
- a CDS encoding cysteine dioxygenase — MTVNDTAVPAAAPAAAPTPLTLDRLSELTARVAEEVRQGLHEIRFDAENRWSVRLHSDDYTDVWLISWTPDQSTRLHDHAGSLGALSVVTGELVEHYWGGELRERTLAEREGGRFPLGHVHDVINTSDRPAVSVHAYSPPLTAMHYYEVTGDGALRRTGSILTTEPEPDVPVLESVPAAEGAAR; from the coding sequence ATGACCGTCAACGACACCGCCGTGCCCGCCGCCGCACCGGCCGCCGCACCCACGCCCCTCACCCTGGACCGCCTGTCCGAGCTGACCGCCAGGGTCGCCGAGGAAGTCCGCCAAGGGCTCCACGAGATCCGCTTCGACGCCGAGAACCGCTGGTCCGTCCGGCTGCACTCCGATGACTACACCGACGTCTGGCTCATCTCCTGGACCCCCGACCAGTCCACCCGGCTGCACGACCACGCGGGCTCCCTCGGTGCCCTGAGCGTCGTCACCGGCGAACTGGTCGAGCACTACTGGGGCGGGGAGCTTCGCGAGCGCACCCTCGCCGAGCGTGAGGGCGGCCGTTTCCCGCTGGGCCACGTGCACGACGTCATCAACACGTCGGACCGTCCGGCCGTGAGCGTGCACGCCTACTCGCCGCCGCTGACGGCCATGCACTACTACGAGGTCACCGGGGACGGTGCGCTGCGCCGCACCGGCAGCATTCTCACCACCGAGCCCGAGCCCGACGTCCCCGTGCTGGAGTCGGTGCCCGCCGCCGAAGGGGCGGCCCGATGA
- a CDS encoding helix-turn-helix domain-containing protein, which produces MTKQAKKSYSFEFKVEAVRRLLAGEPKTELAKELELSSPKLLESWVRTYRTQGSEGLRPKQRGRPPKSAPPEPASELERLRRENELLRAQNAYLGKVRALREHPPE; this is translated from the coding sequence GTGACCAAACAGGCGAAGAAGTCCTACTCCTTCGAGTTCAAGGTCGAGGCGGTGCGCCGCCTCCTGGCTGGCGAGCCCAAGACCGAGCTGGCCAAGGAACTGGAACTGTCCTCACCCAAGCTGCTGGAATCGTGGGTGCGCACCTATCGCACCCAGGGCTCGGAGGGGCTACGCCCCAAGCAGCGAGGACGCCCGCCCAAGAGCGCACCACCAGAGCCAGCCTCAGAGCTGGAACGACTACGCCGTGAGAACGAGCTCCTGCGCGCCCAGAACGCCTACCTGGGAAAAGTGCGGGCCTTGAGGGAACATCCACCAGAGTGA
- a CDS encoding LCP family protein yields the protein MPRSPSLRPSARLSTGQRVACVATALVIVASLGGYGWYQGLIGNITTAQVDTDEWDRPTSVEGVMNLLIIGSDVRSGENEGYGDAEGERPDTMLIASINVDSGAATLVNLPRDLMVDLPDCEAVEGYEGMSAQHGMINSAMNFGGVGCQWKVVEQVTGVHLDHFVVMDFAGFKDMVDAIGGVEMCIPEPIDDVKAHLKLDAGLQTLDGEDSLGFVRSRYAQGDGSDLSRIDRQQEFMGAMLREVLSSDVMTSPITITNFLGAVTDSITTDEGLTVDTMADIAISMREVDLDRIQFVTVPNGVHPDNENRIILSEPAASELFGAINNGVDLTGGEEDDGSGQESEETSADPSDVSVEVLNNTGIDGLALEIQAVLVGEGYTVTGTGNPELRVPDATTVYHGPGDAAAAELLAGELSNARTEEVEGLEQTLELVAGSDWNGFDTGSSSSSEGELSITDDLGGVTAEAGPRSAC from the coding sequence TTGCCACGTTCGCCATCCCTTCGGCCGTCCGCCCGGCTGTCCACCGGGCAGCGGGTCGCCTGTGTGGCCACCGCCCTGGTCATCGTCGCCAGTCTGGGCGGTTACGGCTGGTACCAGGGCTTGATCGGTAACATCACGACCGCCCAGGTGGACACTGACGAGTGGGACCGGCCCACGAGCGTGGAGGGGGTGATGAACCTGCTGATCATCGGTTCGGACGTGCGCTCGGGGGAGAACGAGGGTTACGGCGACGCCGAGGGTGAGCGGCCCGACACGATGCTCATCGCGAGCATCAACGTGGACAGCGGCGCGGCCACGCTGGTGAACCTGCCCCGCGACCTGATGGTCGACCTGCCCGACTGCGAGGCCGTGGAGGGGTACGAGGGCATGTCGGCGCAGCACGGCATGATCAACTCCGCGATGAACTTCGGCGGGGTGGGCTGCCAGTGGAAGGTCGTCGAGCAGGTCACCGGGGTGCACCTGGACCACTTCGTCGTGATGGACTTCGCCGGGTTCAAGGACATGGTGGACGCCATCGGCGGGGTGGAGATGTGTATCCCCGAGCCGATCGACGACGTCAAGGCGCACCTGAAGCTGGACGCCGGGTTGCAGACCCTGGACGGCGAGGACTCGCTGGGGTTCGTGCGCTCGCGCTACGCCCAGGGTGACGGCAGCGACCTGTCCCGGATCGACCGCCAGCAGGAGTTCATGGGCGCCATGCTGCGCGAGGTGCTCAGCAGCGACGTGATGACCAGCCCCATCACCATCACCAACTTCCTCGGCGCGGTGACCGACTCCATCACCACCGACGAGGGCCTGACCGTCGACACGATGGCCGACATCGCGATCTCCATGCGCGAGGTCGACCTGGATCGGATCCAGTTCGTCACCGTCCCCAACGGCGTTCACCCGGACAACGAGAACCGCATCATCCTGAGCGAGCCCGCGGCCTCGGAGCTGTTCGGGGCGATCAACAACGGTGTGGACCTCACGGGGGGAGAGGAGGACGATGGTTCCGGCCAGGAGTCCGAGGAGACGTCTGCCGACCCCTCCGACGTCTCGGTCGAGGTGTTGAACAACACCGGGATCGATGGTCTCGCGTTGGAGATCCAGGCGGTTCTGGTCGGTGAGGGCTACACGGTCACCGGCACGGGCAACCCCGAACTGCGGGTCCCCGACGCGACCACGGTCTACCACGGTCCGGGCGACGCGGCCGCGGCCGAGCTGCTCGCCGGTGAGCTGAGCAACGCCCGGACCGAGGAGGTCGAGGGCCTGGAGCAGACCCTCGAACTGGTCGCCGGGTCCGACTGGAACGGCTTCGACACCGGCTCCTCGTCCTCCTCCGAGGGGGAGCTGTCCATCACCGACGACCTAGGCGGAGTCACCGCCGAAGCCGGACCTCGGAGCGCGTGCTGA
- a CDS encoding methyltransferase domain-containing protein: MVTVPSDDVNELLARLDGFDQQPRARELRARVRGLLRYEPGDTVLDVGCGAGLSVAEIDGDGARTIGLDLDARMLDAARRRHPEGEFVLAGAEALPLADGVARAYRAERLFHVVPDPARALAEAYRVLAPGGRVVLIGQDWDAFMIESDDPGLTREVVHASADAITHPSAPRRQPELLRAAGFTGVEAEGALFVFTSDEVLPFLVQLAARVNRAGTVAEERVQGWLAEQRLRAAQGRLFVGLPFVVVSADRP, from the coding sequence ATGGTTACCGTTCCGAGTGACGACGTGAACGAGCTGCTCGCCCGGCTCGACGGCTTCGATCAGCAGCCCCGGGCTCGGGAACTACGCGCCCGGGTGCGCGGTCTCCTGCGGTACGAACCCGGTGACACGGTCCTGGACGTGGGCTGCGGGGCGGGGTTGTCCGTCGCCGAGATCGACGGGGACGGGGCACGCACGATCGGCCTCGACCTCGACGCGCGCATGCTCGACGCCGCCCGCCGGCGCCACCCCGAAGGGGAGTTCGTGCTGGCGGGCGCCGAGGCTCTGCCACTGGCGGACGGGGTCGCCCGGGCCTACCGGGCGGAGCGGTTGTTCCACGTTGTCCCGGACCCGGCGCGGGCGCTGGCCGAGGCGTATCGGGTCCTGGCCCCCGGTGGGCGCGTGGTCCTCATCGGTCAGGACTGGGACGCCTTCATGATCGAGTCGGACGACCCCGGACTGACCAGGGAGGTCGTCCACGCCAGTGCCGATGCCATCACCCACCCGAGCGCTCCGCGTCGCCAGCCGGAGCTGCTGCGCGCCGCGGGGTTCACCGGGGTCGAGGCGGAGGGCGCGCTGTTCGTGTTCACCAGCGACGAGGTCCTGCCCTTCCTGGTCCAGCTCGCGGCCAGGGTGAACAGGGCGGGGACGGTCGCCGAGGAGCGGGTCCAGGGATGGTTGGCCGAGCAGCGGCTGCGGGCGGCGCAGGGCCGGTTGTTCGTCGGTTTGCCGTTCGTGGTGGTGAGCGCCGACCGGCCCTGA
- a CDS encoding aldo/keto reductase, producing MNHAPTRRLGTSDLEVSPLNLGGNVFGWTADRATSFAILDAFRAGGGNFVDTADSYSAWAEGHTGGESEHVIGAWLADRGHDDMVIATKVSQHPDFRGLSASNVKAAAEASLGRLRLETIDLYYAHFDDADTPLAESAEAFSALVDEGKVRYVGLSNHRPDRIREWLALCDQSGWHRPVCVQPQYNLVERGIENDLVPLAQSENLSLLPYFGLARGFLTGKYRPGAANDSSPRAGRARAYLDDPRGPRVLAVLDEIAAERSAQLSTVALAWLVERPGVTSVLSSARDLEQLAGLLALNDLRLTAEETARLDEASA from the coding sequence ATGAACCACGCCCCCACACGCCGACTCGGCACCTCCGACCTCGAGGTCTCCCCGTTGAACCTGGGCGGCAACGTCTTCGGGTGGACCGCGGACAGGGCCACCTCTTTCGCGATCCTGGACGCCTTCCGCGCCGGCGGCGGCAACTTCGTGGACACCGCGGACTCCTACTCAGCCTGGGCCGAGGGGCACACCGGCGGCGAGTCCGAGCACGTGATCGGCGCCTGGCTGGCCGACCGCGGCCACGACGACATGGTGATCGCCACCAAGGTCAGCCAGCACCCGGACTTCAGGGGGCTGTCCGCCAGCAACGTCAAGGCGGCCGCCGAGGCCTCCCTGGGACGGCTCAGGCTGGAGACCATCGACCTCTACTACGCCCACTTCGACGACGCCGACACCCCGCTGGCCGAAAGCGCCGAGGCCTTCTCCGCACTGGTCGACGAGGGCAAGGTCCGGTACGTGGGCCTGTCCAACCACCGCCCGGACCGCATCCGCGAGTGGCTGGCGCTGTGCGACCAGAGCGGGTGGCACCGCCCGGTGTGCGTGCAGCCCCAGTACAACCTGGTCGAGCGCGGCATCGAGAATGACCTGGTGCCGCTGGCCCAGTCGGAGAACCTGTCCCTGCTGCCCTACTTCGGGCTGGCCCGCGGCTTCCTGACCGGCAAGTACCGCCCGGGCGCCGCCAACGACAGCAGCCCTCGTGCGGGCAGGGCCCGCGCCTACCTGGACGATCCGCGCGGACCGCGGGTGCTGGCGGTCCTGGACGAGATCGCGGCCGAGCGTTCCGCGCAGCTGTCCACCGTCGCCCTGGCCTGGCTGGTCGAGCGCCCCGGGGTGACCTCGGTGCTCTCCAGCGCCCGCGACCTGGAGCAGCTGGCGGGGCTGCTGGCCCTGAACGACCTGCGTCTGACCGCCGAGGAGACCGCCCGCCTCGACGAGGCTTCCGCCTGA
- a CDS encoding IS3 family transposase: MRVHAVVALKAEHRLDVLLKVAGLARSTFFYHQARLEHPDAQAALKAQIRRLFDHNKGRYGHRRIHDQLLKKGWRVAKKTVLKLMNQLGLVCRVRRKKPYSSYRGQAGQVAPNLLERDFTAQGPNQKWVTDVSEFAVAGHKVYLSPVMDLFDRQIISYTAGLSPNLELTNTSLREALKTLAPGQSPLVHSDQGFQYQHVSWRRLLAGVEGIQSMSRKGNCLDNAVIESFFGHLKEEFFTHAEFETVEEFTAGLEEYIAWFNHERVHSYLEGLSPVQYRAQALAA, from the coding sequence GTGAGGGTTCACGCTGTGGTCGCCCTCAAGGCCGAACACCGATTGGACGTGCTGTTGAAGGTCGCTGGGCTGGCCCGCTCGACGTTCTTCTACCACCAGGCCCGGCTGGAGCACCCTGATGCCCAGGCAGCGCTCAAGGCCCAGATCAGGCGGCTCTTCGATCACAACAAGGGCCGCTACGGGCACCGCCGGATCCATGACCAGCTCCTCAAGAAGGGGTGGCGGGTGGCGAAGAAGACCGTGCTCAAGCTCATGAACCAGCTGGGCCTGGTCTGCCGGGTGCGCCGTAAGAAGCCCTACAGCTCCTACCGGGGCCAGGCGGGCCAGGTGGCGCCGAACCTGCTGGAGCGTGACTTCACCGCGCAGGGGCCGAACCAGAAATGGGTGACCGACGTGAGCGAGTTCGCCGTCGCGGGCCACAAGGTCTACCTGTCACCGGTCATGGACCTGTTCGACCGGCAGATCATCTCCTACACGGCGGGTCTGTCACCGAACCTGGAGTTGACCAACACCTCCTTGCGAGAAGCGTTGAAGACCCTGGCCCCTGGTCAGAGCCCGCTGGTCCACTCCGACCAGGGGTTTCAGTACCAGCATGTGTCCTGGCGGCGTCTGCTCGCCGGGGTCGAGGGCATCCAGTCGATGTCACGCAAGGGCAACTGCCTGGACAACGCGGTGATCGAGAGCTTCTTCGGCCACCTGAAGGAGGAATTCTTCACCCATGCCGAGTTCGAGACCGTCGAGGAGTTCACCGCGGGGTTGGAGGAGTACATCGCCTGGTTCAACCACGAACGCGTCCACAGCTACCTTGAGGGCCTGAGCCCGGTGCAGTACCGAGCTCAGGCCCTGGCGGCCTAA